In a genomic window of Zingiber officinale cultivar Zhangliang chromosome 9B, Zo_v1.1, whole genome shotgun sequence:
- the LOC122025258 gene encoding cytochrome P450 78A9-like, whose protein sequence is MGGSEADCGWILYLAAKCGGLDLLSLLLLASAISLTTLLLHWAFPGGPAWGRHWWQLGHRPWCPSSKAIPPGPRGLPVVGSMFLMSGLAHRKLAAAAASVPGGHRLMAFSLGDTRVVITCDPEVAREILHGSDFADRPTKESAYALMFHRAIGFAPYGAYWSGLRRIAASHLFCPRQISAFATGRAEIADQMVRALHRLKAEANPVQIREVVKRASLSHVMWFVFGRRYELVEETEEWRELKSMVEEGYEMLGKLNWSDHLPAIAGFDLQRVRSRCARLARRVDRFVTRIIDEHRVERNSGDRDAPPRDFVDVLLSLQGADRLSDDDMVAVLWEMIFRGADTVSVLIEWVFARLAKHEDVQAKLHAELDEAVGRDWAVTGSEPRQPLPYLQAVIKETLRMHPPGPLLSWARIATSDVRVGRYLIPVGTTAMVNMWAIARDPAYWVDPLRFDPLRFKGTEFPVMGSDLRLAPFGSGRRSCPGKGLAVATVELWVAALALEFEWRPPEGEEIDLSEVLRLSCEMAAPLKVSLRQRRKRAVA, encoded by the exons ATGGGAGGATCCGAAGCTGATTGCGGCTGGATTCTGTACCTCGCCGCCAAATGCGGCGGCCTCGACCTCCTCTCCCTCCTGCTCCTCGCATCGGCTATTTCCCTTACCACTCTGCTTCTCCACTGGGCCTTCCCCGGCGGCCCCGCCTGGGGACGCCACTGGTGGCAGCTCGGCCACCGGCCGTGGTGCCCCTCGAGCAAGGCCATCCCGCCGGGCCCCCGCGGCCTCCCCGTCGTCGGCAGCATGTTCCTCATGTCCGGCCTCGCGCACCGGAAATTGGCCGCCGCCGCTGCTTCTGTCCCCGGCGGCCACCGTCTCATGGCGTTCAGCCTCGGCGACACCCGCGTTGTGATCACGTGCGATCCGGAGGTGGCACGTGAGATCCTCCACGGTTCGGACTTCGCGGACCGGCCGACCAAGGAATCGGCCTACGCGCTCATGTTCCACCGCGCCATCGGATTCGCCCCCTACGGAGCCTACTGGAGCGGCCTCCGCCGCATCGCCGCCAGCCACCTCTTCTGCCCCCGCCAGATCTCCGCCTTCGCCACCGGCCGGGCCGAGATCGCGGACCAGATGGTCCGCGCCCTCCACCGGCTCAAGGCCGAAGCTAACCCGGTTCAGATTCGGGAGGTCGTCAAGCGGGCGTCGCTGAGCCACGTGATGTGGTTCGTATTCGGGCGAAGGTACGAGCTGGTAGAGGAGACCGAGGAGTGGAGGGAGCTGAAGAGCATGGTGGAGGAGGGATACGAGATGCTGGGGAAGCTCAACTGGTCCGACCACCTGCCGGCGATCGCCGGATTCGACCTCCAGCGGGTCCGCTCGCGGTGCGCTCGGCTCGCCCGCCGAGTCGACCGATTCGTGACCCGGATCATCGACGAGCACCGAGTCGAACGCAACTCAGGCGACCGCGACGCGCCCCCGCGCGACTTCGTGGACGTTCTGCTGTCCCTGCAGGGCGCCGATCGGCTCTCCGACGACGACATGGTGGCCGTCCTGTGG GAGATGATATTTCGAGGTGCGGACACCGTATCGGTGCTGATAGAGTGGGTCTTCGCGAGGTTGGCTAAGCACGAAGACGTGCAGGCGAAGCTCCACGCGGAGCTGGACGAGGCGGTGGGGAGAGACTGGGCGGTGACGGGAAGCGAGCCGAGGCAGCCGCTGCCGTACCTTCAGGCGGTGATCAAGGAGACGCTTCGGATGCACCCTCCGGGCCCGCTGCTCTCTTGGGCCCGCATCGCCACGTCGGACGTCCGTGTCGGCCGCTACTTGATCCCCGTGGGGACCACCGCGATGGTGAACATGTGGGCCATCGCGCGTGACCCGGCCTACTGGGTCGATCCTCTCCGGTTCGATCCGCTCCGGTTCAAGGGGACCGAATTCCCGGTGATGGGTTCGGACCTGCGGCTGGCGCCGTTCGGGTCCGGGCGGCGGAGCTGCCCGGGGAAGGGACTGGCCGTGGCGACGGTCGAACTATGGGTGGCGGCGCTGGCTCTGGAGTTCGAGTGGCGGCCTCCGGAGGGCGAAGAGATCGACCTATCGGAGGTGCTCCGGCTATCGTGCGAGATGGCGGCGCCGCTGAAGGTGAGTCTACGCCAGCGGCGAAAACGGGCGGTGGCTTAA